A region of Vigna radiata var. radiata cultivar VC1973A chromosome 6, Vradiata_ver6, whole genome shotgun sequence DNA encodes the following proteins:
- the LOC106765091 gene encoding probable inactive receptor kinase At3g02880 has translation MKSAQVKEAILFTLLTCFFAIADSDLASDRAGLVSLRSALGGRTLLWNTTQTNPCRWTGVTCTNDRVTMLRLPAMGLSGSLPSGLGNLTELQTLSLRFNALTGPIPADFVNLKALRNLYLQGNFFSGEVPDAVFALQNLVRLNLGNNNFSGEISPKFNGLTRLSTLYLERNNFTGSIPELSVPPLDQFNVSYNSLTGPIPNRFSSLDQTAFLGNSLCGKPLQSCPGTEEGKSKLSGGAIAGIVIGSVVGLLLILLLLFFLCRKRSGKNDESVSTGKRDVGGEVSREKSVESGNSGSAVAGSVEKSDVQSSGGGDKSLVFFGNVNRVFSLDELLRASAEVLGKGTFGTTYKATLEMGVSVAVKRLKDVTAAEREFREKIEQVGKMVHHNLVPLRGYYFSRDEKLVVYDYMPMGSLSALLHANGGVGRTPLNWETRSAIALGAARGIAYIHSHGPTSSHGNIKASNILLTKSFEARVSDFGLAYLALPTSTPNRVSGYRAPEITDARKVSQKADVYSFGIMLLELLTGKAPAHSSLNDEGVDLPRWVQSVVEGEWNTDVFDMELLRYQSVEEEMVKLLQLALECTAQYPDKRPSMDVVASKIEEICHSSLEKEEGKNHDFKDPDNGFSQQYYSVDSGVSQA, from the exons ATGAAGTCTGCGCAGGTCAAAGAAGCGATTCTCTTTACTCTCCTAACGTGCTTCTTCGCCATTGCCGATTCCGATCTAGCTTCGGACAGAGCCGGGCTAGTGTCACTCCGAAGCGCGTTGGGGGGACGCACCCTGCTATGGAACACCACCCAAACAAACCCTTGCAGGTGGACCGGCGTCACCTGCACCAACGACAGAGTAACCATGCTGCGCCTCCCAGCGATGGGTCTCTCCGGTTCTCTACCCTCCGGTTTGGGAAACCTCACCGAACTGCAGACGCTCTCCCTCCGGTTCAACGCTCTAACCGGACCAATCCCCGCGGATTTTGTCAACCTCAAAGCGCTTCGGAACCTCTATCTCCAAGGAAACTTCTTCTCCGGCGAAGTTCCCGATGCGGTATTCGCGTTGCAGAACCTCGTGAGGTTGAATTTAGGTAACAACAATTTCAGCGGCGAGATTTCGCCCAAGTTCAATGGTCTCACTCGTTTGTCCACTCTCTATCTCGAACGCAACAATTTTACTGGTTCAATCCCTGAACTCAGTGTTCCGCCTCTGGATCAGTTCAACGTCTCGTATAATTCCCTTACCGGTCCCATTCCGAACCGGTTTTCGAGTCTGGACCAAACCGCTTTTCTCGGGAACTCACTCTGCGGGAAGCCCTTGCAAAGCTGCCCCGGAACCGAGGAGGGAAAGAGTAAACTGTCCGGTGGTGCCATTGCGGGTATTGTGATAGGTTCCGTGGTTGGTTTGCTGTTGATTCTGCtgcttttgttctttttgtgtaGAAAAAGGAGTGGGAAAAACGATGAAAGTGTCTCAACAGGGAAGCGTGATGTGGGAGGTGAAGTGTCTCGTGAAAAGAGTGTTGAGAGTGGGAATTCTGGTTCGGCGGTGGCAGGTTCGGTGGAGAAGAGTGATGTTCAAAGCAGTGGTGGCGGAGATAAAAGTTTGGTGTTTTTTGGGAATGTGAATAGGGTGTTTAGTTTGGATGAGTTGTTGAGAGCTTCTGCGGAAGTGTTGGGGAAAGGAACGTTTGGAACGACTTACAAGGCGACTTTGGAAATGGGGGTGAGTGTGGCGGTGAAGAGGTTGAAGGATGTCACAGCCGCGGAGAGGGAATTCAGGGAGAAGATCGAGCAAGTGGGGAAGATGGTTCATCACAACTTGGTCCCACTAAGGGGTTATTACTTTAGCAGGGATGAGAAGCTTGTTGTCTATGATTACATGCCTATGGGAAGCTTATCTGCTCTCTTGCATG CAAATGGTGGGGTGGGGAGGACTCCACTGAATTGGGAAACAAGGTCTGCCATTGCTCTTGGTGCTGCTCGTGGGATTGCATACATTCATTCTCATGGCCCAACATCCTCTCATGGGAACATCAAGGCATCGAATATCCTTCTGACGAAATCTTTTGAAGCTCGTGTCTCTGACTTTGGCCTTGCTTACCTTGCTCTTCCAACCTCTACACCAAACCGTGTTTCTGGTTACAGAGCACCAGAGATCACTGATGCGCGAAAAGTATCCCAAAAAGCTGATGTCTATAGCTTTGGCATCATGCTTCTGGAGCTGCTTACAGGGAAGGCTCCTGCTCATTCTTCGCTGAATGACGAAGGGGTGGACCTCCCAAGATGGGTTCAATCTGTGGTTGAAGGTGAGTGGAACACTGATGTATTTGACATGGAGCTTCTGAGGTACCAGAGTGTTGAGGAGGAAATGGTGAAGCTCTTGCAGCTTGCCCTTGAATGCACTGCACAATATCCTGATAAGAGACCTTCAATGGACGTGGTAGCAAGCAAGATTGAAGAAATTTGCCATTCTAGTTTAGAGAAAGAGGAAGGGAAGAATCATGATTTTAAAGATCCTGATAATGGATTTTCGCAACAATACTACTCTGTTGACTCAGGGGTGTCACAAGCTTGA